ACATTGCTCCCGATTCCCACATTTGAGCTTGTACGTACTGATCTCCTACGGAAGTACGAATTAATTCACCCCCCGTTTGACACCAAGCTTGTTCAAAACCCAAATTAGCCATTACCGTGGCAATAATCAAGTTTTTAGGGAGATTTTGTCGTTGTTGCAGGTATTTACCCCAAAAATAGAGGATGTGATCTCCATCTACTACATTACCCCGAGCGTCTACGGCGATAACGCGATCGGCGTCTCCATCGAAGGCGAAACCGAGATCCCCTTGATACGTTTGGATCGCGGCTTGTAATTGCTCTAGATGGGTGGAACCACACTCAACGTTAATGCGATCGCCATTAGCTTCAGAGTTGATACAAATTACTTCTGCTCCCAAAGCACGAAAAGCCTGAGGGGCTAACTCTACTGCAGCTCCCCAAGCTAAATCTAGTACTATAAGTAAGCCATGAAAATCTGTGTCTTGGGGTAGGGAGGCTAATACTCCTTGGAGATAGTCTTCTCTTAACGCGTGATGCTCAAACTGTCTCCCTAGATACTTACTACTGACTGGGGGTATATTTAAACCTCTGATCCCATTTTCTATTTGTCTGGTTAAGTCTGGGGAGAGTTTTGTCCCTTTATGCCCAAAAATTTTGATACCATTGTCTCCCGGTGGGTTATGACTCGCTGAAACCATAATGCCACCCATAGCGTTATTCTTCCTCGTTAGATAAGCGACACAAGGGGTTGGACATAAGCCCAATTGCCACGCTTCTATACCTGAGGCGTTCAATCCTAGAGCGATCGCTTCAGCTAACATTTGACTAGAATTGCGAGAATCTTGTCCAATCAACACAGGACCAGTATTTGTACTAGCCTGTTGCAGTATTTGTCCCGTCCAAAAACCCACCTCTCTGGCTAGGCCAGGGGTAAGTAACTCCCCAACTTTCCCTCGTATTCCATCGGTCCCAAACAGAGCACTTAGGGGTAACCCTAAAGAT
This portion of the Gloeocapsa sp. PCC 73106 genome encodes:
- the glmM gene encoding phosphoglucosamine mutase, with product MLKLNTNRLPTAKVGSLAKSLGLPLSALFGTDGIRGKVGELLTPGLAREVGFWTGQILQQASTNTGPVLIGQDSRNSSQMLAEAIALGLNASGIEAWQLGLCPTPCVAYLTRKNNAMGGIMVSASHNPPGDNGIKIFGHKGTKLSPDLTRQIENGIRGLNIPPVSSKYLGRQFEHHALREDYLQGVLASLPQDTDFHGLLIVLDLAWGAAVELAPQAFRALGAEVICINSEANGDRINVECGSTHLEQLQAAIQTYQGDLGFAFDGDADRVIAVDARGNVVDGDHILYFWGKYLQQRQNLPKNLIIATVMANLGFEQAWCQTGGELIRTSVGDQYVQAQMWESGAMLGGEQSGHILCHHHSYSGDGLQTALHLTALTQQWGTSLTELRAASFQTYPQFLRNLRFKNREVLAQWQDCEEIQQAIAQAECALSTSGRILVRASGTEPLLRVMVEASDYQLASYWTDYLVTVVEQYLINA